A window of Pirellula sp. SH-Sr6A contains these coding sequences:
- a CDS encoding lactonase family protein has protein sequence MILRLLTAWFALAICSSPFPLFLPNAMAQNGEPFFIGGYGESIYASRLHSDGSMDVPIAVGSLARPNFFARHPQQEILYAVGSAVPPEQGAPGVVAAFRWDIEKLHDLQPDALRLVNQQPIPLDTACHISIDPRAEFAVVANYGKGSIVVYPLDSSGAVGPMLQRIEHSGTGKDPSRQSSPHAHCSVWTKNGSYLLVADLGMDRVVVYEPDRAMRLFKPRPDLDLVLAPGAGPRHLTFDPTERILYVINELDMTISSFLWDGSRPSTHLETVTTLPPGVSDPGYSTAEILVHPSGKFLYGSNRGHNTIASFQIDPSTGKLASTGHTPTLGKTPRNFRLSPDGQFLLAENQQSNDIVSFRIDPEKGTLQSTRFRIEAPAPACIKFLK, from the coding sequence ATGATTCTACGACTGCTGACCGCGTGGTTCGCCCTGGCGATCTGCTCTTCTCCCTTCCCTCTATTTTTACCGAATGCTATGGCTCAGAACGGTGAACCCTTCTTCATCGGAGGTTACGGGGAAAGTATCTACGCCAGCCGCCTTCACTCGGACGGATCGATGGATGTACCGATTGCCGTCGGTTCTTTGGCCCGTCCTAACTTCTTTGCTCGGCATCCTCAACAGGAGATTCTTTATGCCGTGGGGAGCGCGGTACCACCCGAACAAGGGGCTCCTGGTGTCGTCGCCGCCTTTCGTTGGGACATCGAGAAACTCCATGACCTTCAACCAGATGCTCTTCGCTTGGTCAATCAGCAACCCATCCCGCTCGATACTGCCTGCCACATTTCCATCGATCCTCGTGCGGAGTTCGCGGTGGTAGCCAACTACGGGAAAGGGAGCATAGTCGTTTATCCCCTTGATTCGTCCGGTGCCGTCGGACCGATGTTGCAGCGCATTGAGCATTCAGGAACAGGAAAGGACCCTTCTCGACAATCCAGCCCCCATGCGCATTGCAGCGTGTGGACCAAAAACGGATCCTATCTTCTCGTTGCCGATCTTGGGATGGACCGAGTCGTGGTCTACGAGCCTGACCGAGCGATGCGCCTTTTCAAGCCTCGTCCCGACCTCGACTTGGTCCTAGCACCAGGAGCCGGTCCGCGGCATCTCACGTTCGATCCAACCGAGCGGATCCTTTATGTCATCAACGAGCTCGACATGACGATCTCCAGTTTTCTTTGGGACGGAAGTCGGCCATCTACACATCTCGAGACCGTGACGACACTCCCCCCGGGAGTATCCGATCCAGGCTATTCCACCGCAGAAATCTTGGTGCATCCGTCAGGGAAATTTCTCTACGGCAGCAATCGTGGGCACAACACCATCGCTTCCTTTCAGATCGATCCGTCGACGGGCAAGCTGGCTTCGACAGGTCACACACCGACCCTGGGTAAAACGCCACGGAACTTTCGCCTCTCGCCGGATGGACAATTCCTCTTGGCGGAAAATCAACAATCCAACGACATCGTTTCTTTTCGAATCGATCCAGAGAAGGGAACGCTTCAGTCGACTCGATTCCGTATCGAAGCCCCCGCGCCGGCATGTATCAAGTTCCTTAAATAG
- a CDS encoding sensor histidine kinase: MILSRMMQSPRAFTWVPALSIFVAIVLAAAVGLLGLARDLQSIRHSIFDAEINQARSHVERTVGRIESDLLEGLSMAAYQLEKKPRWLVDHWRRTIPGKPDRLYAAIVDAEGLILAHSDYLDVENPKHDRLPEGWEKKAIEGYGPGVRQISDGPLSHRGDALDISAQIIYQNQTMGSYHTGLDLTWLNRRVWDGQREAIQVWSIVITAIGAIVLGSSILLFRLGVRAKRMEQALDQAETRRLAGLSRLIVGMAHELRNPLNAVRLNLFTSQKVFAGTAHISSEEAAVMIEESVREVERVDDLIGQLLGYARVNTQAKGECNVHDEIYSILQFLKQLHEKEGVEISYQNPSPETHIAIDARLFRQVLLNLLNNAREAIGKSGRIEILVDAAGPRVTIRVQDSGPGIAADQFEQIFEPFYTTRDDGVGMGLAVVNSIVEGADGSIQCRRSTALGGMDFVISLPVVRCNEETSDVQ, encoded by the coding sequence ATGATTTTATCGAGGATGATGCAGTCTCCGCGGGCGTTTACTTGGGTACCCGCCCTATCCATTTTTGTCGCAATCGTTCTGGCTGCGGCGGTCGGATTGCTTGGACTGGCTCGGGATCTTCAGTCCATTCGCCATTCCATTTTTGACGCCGAAATCAATCAAGCCCGGTCGCATGTGGAGCGGACCGTAGGGCGTATCGAGTCCGATCTATTGGAAGGCTTATCGATGGCTGCCTATCAGCTCGAGAAAAAGCCTCGATGGTTAGTCGATCATTGGCGGCGAACGATTCCGGGGAAGCCGGATCGACTTTACGCAGCAATTGTGGACGCCGAAGGATTGATTCTGGCGCATAGTGACTATCTGGACGTCGAGAATCCAAAACACGATCGATTGCCGGAAGGCTGGGAGAAGAAAGCAATCGAAGGATATGGACCAGGGGTTCGGCAGATATCGGACGGCCCCCTCTCGCATCGAGGCGATGCGTTGGATATCAGTGCCCAAATCATTTATCAAAATCAAACCATGGGCTCTTATCACACAGGATTGGATTTGACGTGGCTCAATCGTCGCGTGTGGGATGGGCAGCGTGAAGCGATTCAAGTTTGGTCGATCGTAATCACAGCTATCGGAGCAATTGTTTTAGGGTCTTCCATTTTGCTCTTTCGGTTGGGGGTGCGAGCTAAGAGGATGGAGCAAGCGCTCGATCAAGCCGAGACACGGCGATTGGCAGGGCTCAGTCGCTTGATTGTTGGAATGGCTCACGAATTGCGGAATCCGCTGAACGCCGTGCGATTGAATTTGTTTACATCGCAAAAGGTTTTTGCGGGCACCGCGCACATCTCCTCGGAGGAAGCGGCTGTGATGATCGAAGAATCCGTTCGAGAGGTCGAGCGAGTCGATGATTTGATCGGCCAACTACTGGGGTATGCACGCGTGAATACGCAGGCGAAGGGGGAATGCAATGTTCACGACGAAATCTATTCGATATTGCAATTTCTAAAACAGTTGCACGAGAAGGAAGGTGTCGAGATCTCGTATCAGAACCCATCGCCCGAGACACATATTGCGATCGATGCGCGACTCTTTCGTCAGGTTCTACTCAACCTGCTCAACAACGCTCGCGAGGCGATCGGCAAATCGGGGCGGATTGAAATTCTCGTCGATGCGGCCGGTCCGCGCGTAACCATTCGGGTGCAAGACAGCGGGCCAGGAATTGCGGCGGACCAGTTCGAACAAATTTTTGAGCCCTTTTACACCACACGAGATGACGGAGTCGGCATGGGGTTAGCGGTGGTCAATAGTATTGTGGAAGGGGCCGATGGAAGCATCCAGTGCCGTCGCAGCACCGCCTTGGGCGGCATGGATTTTGTGATCTCACTTCCAGTCGTTCGTTGCAATGAGGAAACCAGCGATGTCCAGTAA